The Populus trichocarpa isolate Nisqually-1 chromosome 11, P.trichocarpa_v4.1, whole genome shotgun sequence genome has a segment encoding these proteins:
- the LOC18103103 gene encoding GDSL esterase/lipase At5g45960: MEKDCTKQHLLQHLLRLVFYLLIFIPNTSKALANPRASNNSAPAVIVFGDSTVDPGNNNYVKTVFKANFAPYGKDFANHVPTGRFSNGRLTPDFIASYIGIKESIPPYLDPTLSIKELMTGVSFASAGSGFDPLTPRVSNVIGIPKQLENFKEYKKRLESAIGTKETENHINKALFIVSAGTNDFVINYFTLPIRRKIYSVSDYQQFILQKATQFLQDLFEQGARRILFSSLPPMGCLPVVITMFSKHAISERGCLDNYSSVGRQFNQLLQNELNLMQFRLANHGVRIYLTDSYIALTDMVQGQGRSAFDEVSRGCCETGYLETAILCNPKSFLCPDASKYVFWDSIHPTEQVYSNVFKSLRPIIDAIIRD, encoded by the exons ATGGAGAAGGATTGTACTAAACAGCATCTCCTTCAACATCTTCTTCGTCTCGTTTTCTATCTGTTAATCTTCATTCCTAATACTTCCAAGGCCCTTGCAAATCCAAGAGCTTCCAATAATTCAGCTCCGGCAGTCATAGTGTTTGGAGACTCGACTGTCGATCCTGGGAATAACAACTACGTGAAAACAGTTTTTAAGGCTAATTTTGCACCCTATGGAAAGGATTTTGCAAACCACGTCCCAACGGGAAGGTTCAGTAATGGGCGGCTAACCCCTGATTTTATCG CTTCATATATCGGTATCAAAGAGTCTATACCTCCGTATTTAGACCCTACTCTTAGCATCAAGGAGCTTATGACTGGAGTTAGTTTTGCTTCGGCTGGCTCCGGATTTGATCCTCTTACACCAAGAGTGTCC AATGTGATCGGCATACCAAAGCAACTGGAGAACTTTAAAGAGTATAAAAAAAGACTGGAGTCTGCAATTGGAACGAAAGAGACCGAAAATCATATCAACAAGGCATTGTTTATCGTCAGTGCTGGCACGAATGACTTCGTTATCAATTATTTTACGCTGCCAATCCGACGAAAAATCTACTCCGTCTCAGATTACCAGCAATTCATCCTGCAAAAAGCCACACAATTCCTTCAG GATTTGTTTGAGCAAGGAGCAAGAAGAATCTTATTTAGTTCACTACCTCCAATGGGTTGCCTGCCAGTCGTTATCACCATGTTCTCGAAGCATGCCATCTCAGAACGTGGTTGTCTTGATAATTATTCCTCCGTTGGACGACAGTTCAATCAGTTGCTACAAAACGAGTTAAATCTCATGCAATTTCGATTAGCAAATCATGGTGTTAGGATCTATTTAACTGATTCGTACATAGCTCTGACTGACATGGTTCAAGGGCAAGGAAGGTCTG CATTTGATGAAGTAAGCCGTGGCTGCTGTGAAACCGGTTACTTGGAAACAGCAATCTTGTGCAatccaaaatcatttttgtGCCCTGATGCATCAAAGTACGTATTTTGGGATTCAATACATCCAACTGAGCAGGTATACAGCAATGTTTTTAAGTCCCTCCGTCCTATAATTGATGCTATCATCAGGGactaa
- the LOC18103104 gene encoding GDSL esterase/lipase At5g45960 — protein sequence MEKACSKQYLLQHLLRLLFYLLIFIPNTSKALANPRASNNSAPAVIVFGDSTVDPGNNNYVKTVFKANFAPYGKDFANHVPTGRFSNGRLTPDFIASYIGIKESIPPYLDPTLSIKELMTGVSFASAGSGFDPLTPRVSNVIGIPKQLEYFKEYKRRLESAIGTKKTENHINKALFIVSAGTNDFVINYFTLPIRRKTYSVSGYQQFILQTATQFLQDLFEQGARRILFTALPPMGCLPVVITLFSNHAISERGCLDYFSSVGRQFNQLLQNELNRMQIRLANQGVRIYLTDAYSALTGMIQGQGRSAFDEVSRGCCGTGYLEASLLCNPKSFVCPDASKYVFWDSIHPTEQAYNNVFKSIRPIIDAIIRG from the exons atgGAGAAGGCTTGTTCTAAACAGTATCTCCTTCAACATCTTCTTCGTCTCCTTTTCTATCTGTTAATCTTCATTCCTAATACTTCCAAGGCCCTTGCAAATCCAAGAGCTTCCAATAATTCAGCTCCGGCAGTCATAGTGTTTGGAGACTCGACTGTCGATCCTGGGAATAACAACTACGTGAAAACAGTTTTTAAGGCTAATTTTGCACCCTATGGAAAGGATTTTGCAAACCACGTCCCAACGGGAAGGTTCAGTAATGGGCGGCTAACCCCTGATTTTATCG CTTCATATATCGGTATCAAAGAGTCTATACCTCCGTATTTAGACCCTACTCTTAGCATCAAGGAGCTTATGACTGGAGTTAGTTTTGCTTCGGCTGGCTCCGGATTTGATCCTCTTACACCAAGAGTGTCC AATGTGATCGGCATACCAAAGCAACTGGAGTACTTTAAAGAGTATAAAAGAAGACTGGAGTCTGCAATTGGAACGAAAAAGACCGAAAATCATATCAACAAGGCATTGTTTATCGTCAGTGCTGGCACGAATGACTTCgttatcaattattttactCTGCCAATCCGACGAAAAACCTACTCCGTCTCAGGTTACCAGCAATTCATCCTGCAAACAGCCACACAATTCCTTCAG GACTTGTTTGAGCAAGGAGCAAGAAGAATCTTATTTACTGCACTACCTCCAATGGGTTGCCTGCCGGTCGTTATCACCCTTTTCTCGAACCATGCCATCTCAGAACGTGGTTGTCTTGATTATTTTTCCTCCGTCGGACGACAGTTCAATCAGTTGCTCCAGAATGAGTTAAATCGCATGCAAATTCGATTAGCAAATCAAGGTGTTAGGATATATTTAACTGATGCGTACAGTGCTTTGACCGGCATGATTCAAGGGCAAGGAAGGTCTG CATTTGATGAAGTAAGCCGTGGCTGCTGTGGAACCGGTTACTTGGAAGCATCTCTCTTGTGCAACCCAAAATCATTTGTGTGTCCTGATGCATCAAAGTACGTATTTTGGGATTCAATACATCCAACTGAGCAGGCATACAACAATGTTTTTAAGTCCATTCGTCCTATAATTGATGCTATCATCAGGGgctaa
- the LOC18103105 gene encoding negative regulator of systemic acquired resistance SNI1 isoform X1: MKRAGIEENLLAILDSASDSKHTPDANDDRLAYLEAVRSACIVNENPPTSKMREAVFQILRVGKSLELITESFRLLNELDKRFPRVYLSEKEASESSHLVVVEEGWSPFLFNLENASRERGAGGRSISGPLDSLGFLQLMQELAEVANEGNLQALEIKSLRNMLLFQYLVNALEGDFLPRNRVYEETMNWTHLRESLLNMLLSTRRINYKGLMKDCLSIMCGLFDISAGISEDLESPDNAASKLSHNGNTASALALFELGNNACIALQKLLIMIMDLDMSRKKADMQGSTTRADGVRTPLMEIILDELTYDIDMLSPFLKNDLQVFNEPKWKLEIILQYFSKYTTRLSTRTRRSNGPTEDATTFSGVLNCFSNITSTRSITKKIKSDVVQVLLAHAFQAHLSSSSQQDADSISASKDEGRSSSLVEICENIISAFSNLRRTDAKMEILPIGKEALFTAATILSTETGAHV; this comes from the exons ATGAAGAGAGCAGGCATCGAAGAGAACCTCTTAGCGATCCTCGACTCAGCCTCCGATTCTAAACACACACCAGACGCCAACGATGACA GGCTTGCATATCTGGAAGCAGTTCGCAGCGCTtgcattgttaatgaaaatccTCCAACAAG CAAAATGCGTGAGGCGGTGTTTCAAATTTTGAGGGTTGGGAAATCATTGGAATTGATTACGGAAAGTTTTCGCCTTTTAAATGAGTTGGATAAG CGTTTTCCACGCGTGTATTTGTCAGAGAAAGAAGCATCAGAGTCATCTCACCTAGTCGTGGTTGAGGAG GGCTGGTCgccatttctttttaatttggaaaATGCATCTAGAGAGAGGGGAGCTGGTGGCAGAAGCATTAGCGGACCACTTGACTCATTG GGTTTCCTTCAGTTAATGCAAGAACTTGCTGAAGTGGCTAATGAGGGAAACCTTCAAGCATTAGAAATAAAG TCACTGAGGAACATGTTGCTGTTTCAATATCTTGTCAATGCTCTTGAAGGAGACTTTTTACCACGTAACAGGGTGTATGAAG AAACCATGAATTGGACCCACCTGAGGGAGTCTTTGCTCAACATGCTTTTG AGTACAAGAAGAATAAACTACAAAGGCTTGATGAAAGATTGCTTATCCATTATGTGTGGATTGTTTGACATTTCTGCTGGAATAAGTGAGGATCTAGAATCTCCTGACAATGCTGCTTCAAAACTATCTCATAATGGCAATACAGCTTCAGCATTAGCTTTATTTGAATTAGGAAATAATGCTTGTATTGCCTTGCAAAAACTTCTGATAATG ATTATGGACCTTGACATGTCTAGGAAGAAAGCAGACATGCAAGGTTCTACAACCAGAGCTGATGGTGTGAG GACCCCTCTAATGGAGATAATTTTGGATGAGCTAACTTATGACATAGATATGCTTTCTCCATTTCTTAAG AATGATTTGCAGGTATTTAATGAGCCTAAGTGGAAGCTCGAAATCATCTTGcagtatttttcaaaatacacCACTAGA CTGTCCACTCGCACTCGGAGATCAAATGGTCCTACTGAGGATGCAACAACATTCAGTGGAGTCTTAAACTGCTTTTCCAATATCACCAGCACACGAAGCATTaccaaaaagataaaatcagaTGTAGTTCAGGTGCTTTTAGCACATGCTTTTCAG GCACATTTGTCATCGTCATCTCAACAAGATGCTGATAGCATCTCTGCTTCGAAGGATGAAGGAAGGAGCAGCTCTCTAGTTGAAATATGCGAGAATATAATCTCTGCATTTAGTAATTTGAGAAGAACAGATGC GAAGATGGAGATTTTGCCAATTGGAAAGGAGGCGCTGTTTACTGCAGCAACAATCCTCTCAACAGAGACAGGAGCTCATGTATAA
- the LOC18103105 gene encoding negative regulator of systemic acquired resistance SNI1 isoform X2 — protein MKRAGIEENLLAILDSASDSKHTPDANDDRLAYLEAVRSACIVNENPPTSKMREAVFQILRVGKSLELITESFRLLNELDKRFPRVYLSEKEASESSHLVVVEEGWSPFLFNLENASRERGAGGRSISGPLDSLGFLQLMQELAEVANEGNLQALEIKSLRNMLLFQYLVNALEGDFLPRNRVYEETMNWTHLRESLLNMLLSTRRINYKGLMKDCLSIMCGLFDISAGISEDLESPDNAASKLSHNGNTASALALFELGNNACIALQKLLIMIMDLDMSRKKADMQGSTTRADGVRTPLMEIILDELTYDIDMLSPFLKVFNEPKWKLEIILQYFSKYTTRLSTRTRRSNGPTEDATTFSGVLNCFSNITSTRSITKKIKSDVVQVLLAHAFQAHLSSSSQQDADSISASKDEGRSSSLVEICENIISAFSNLRRTDAKMEILPIGKEALFTAATILSTETGAHV, from the exons ATGAAGAGAGCAGGCATCGAAGAGAACCTCTTAGCGATCCTCGACTCAGCCTCCGATTCTAAACACACACCAGACGCCAACGATGACA GGCTTGCATATCTGGAAGCAGTTCGCAGCGCTtgcattgttaatgaaaatccTCCAACAAG CAAAATGCGTGAGGCGGTGTTTCAAATTTTGAGGGTTGGGAAATCATTGGAATTGATTACGGAAAGTTTTCGCCTTTTAAATGAGTTGGATAAG CGTTTTCCACGCGTGTATTTGTCAGAGAAAGAAGCATCAGAGTCATCTCACCTAGTCGTGGTTGAGGAG GGCTGGTCgccatttctttttaatttggaaaATGCATCTAGAGAGAGGGGAGCTGGTGGCAGAAGCATTAGCGGACCACTTGACTCATTG GGTTTCCTTCAGTTAATGCAAGAACTTGCTGAAGTGGCTAATGAGGGAAACCTTCAAGCATTAGAAATAAAG TCACTGAGGAACATGTTGCTGTTTCAATATCTTGTCAATGCTCTTGAAGGAGACTTTTTACCACGTAACAGGGTGTATGAAG AAACCATGAATTGGACCCACCTGAGGGAGTCTTTGCTCAACATGCTTTTG AGTACAAGAAGAATAAACTACAAAGGCTTGATGAAAGATTGCTTATCCATTATGTGTGGATTGTTTGACATTTCTGCTGGAATAAGTGAGGATCTAGAATCTCCTGACAATGCTGCTTCAAAACTATCTCATAATGGCAATACAGCTTCAGCATTAGCTTTATTTGAATTAGGAAATAATGCTTGTATTGCCTTGCAAAAACTTCTGATAATG ATTATGGACCTTGACATGTCTAGGAAGAAAGCAGACATGCAAGGTTCTACAACCAGAGCTGATGGTGTGAG GACCCCTCTAATGGAGATAATTTTGGATGAGCTAACTTATGACATAGATATGCTTTCTCCATTTCTTAAG GTATTTAATGAGCCTAAGTGGAAGCTCGAAATCATCTTGcagtatttttcaaaatacacCACTAGA CTGTCCACTCGCACTCGGAGATCAAATGGTCCTACTGAGGATGCAACAACATTCAGTGGAGTCTTAAACTGCTTTTCCAATATCACCAGCACACGAAGCATTaccaaaaagataaaatcagaTGTAGTTCAGGTGCTTTTAGCACATGCTTTTCAG GCACATTTGTCATCGTCATCTCAACAAGATGCTGATAGCATCTCTGCTTCGAAGGATGAAGGAAGGAGCAGCTCTCTAGTTGAAATATGCGAGAATATAATCTCTGCATTTAGTAATTTGAGAAGAACAGATGC GAAGATGGAGATTTTGCCAATTGGAAAGGAGGCGCTGTTTACTGCAGCAACAATCCTCTCAACAGAGACAGGAGCTCATGTATAA
- the LOC18103106 gene encoding uncharacterized protein LOC18103106 — MHCLHHSLSTLPSFAKSADKTAKKSTFASCKTLQIRAMRAVVQRVTSASVEVDGHMVSEIGPGLLVLVGLHESDTDSNADYICRKVLNMRLFTNGSTGRGWDQNVMQRNYEVLLVSQFTLYGVLKGNKPDFHVAMPPQKAKPFYESLVDKFRKAYRPDAIKDGVFGAMMKVNIVNDGPVTMQLDSSQSSKSTNEETGKTIN, encoded by the exons atgcactGCCTCCACCACTCGCTCTCTACTCTTCCATCCTTCGCCAAGTCCGCCGACAAAACTGCAAAGAAGTCCACCTTTGCCAGTTGCAAAACTCTCCAAATCAGAGCCATGAGAGCCGTAGTCCAGCGAGTCACCTCTGCCAGTGTGGAG GTTGATGGCCACATGGTATCGGAGATTGGACCAGGccttcttgttcttgttgggCTCCACGAGTCTGATACTGACTCCAATGCTGATTACAt ATGCCGTAAGGTGTTGAACATGAGGTTGTTTACAAACGGGAGTACTGGCAGAGGATGGGACCAGAAT GTTATGCAGAGAAATTACGAAGTTCTGTTAG TGAGCCAGTTTACATTGTATGGAGTGTTGAAGGGAAACAAGCCGGATTTTCATGTAGCAATGCCACCCCAGAAGGCAAAACCTTTCTATGAATCTTTGGTTGATAAATTTCGGAAAGCTTACAGACCGGATGCAATAAAAG atgGTGTGTTCGGAGCAATGATGAAG GTTAATATAGTGAATGATGGACCGGTCACAATGCAACTGGACTCTTCACAATCATCCAA GAGCACTAATGAGGAAACAGGAAAAACCATTAATTGA